In Eleginops maclovinus isolate JMC-PN-2008 ecotype Puerto Natales chromosome 19, JC_Emac_rtc_rv5, whole genome shotgun sequence, the sequence TACTATGctgtttttacatatttgtacATGCTATTCcatgtttttataatatatatattttcaacatactatactatgcaGTTTTTACGTATTTTTGCCTTCCTTCACTATGCCGTCTTTGTCTGACTTTGACATACGCTATGctgtttatttcacattttcgACATACTtccaatttcaaaatgttgactgaaaaaaatataggctaattatttgatttttatACTATGAATTTGTGAACTTGTGACCTTTTATACCTCTTATCTGTTTGTCTGCGAGTATTAACAGGTAACCGAGCATGAGCCAACATGGCAGTCCTCCATACCTGGCAGTATCTGCCATGTAGATCTGATGGAATCCTGATTGTGGTCGAGATTAACACCCACTAATCATGAAAACCGAGTGACTGTTCCCTCTGGCAAGTCAACCTTAGCCCGCCATCTGCCACACTGGCAGACAACAGCCCTGCCATATTCTGTTGGTGATAATCTGTTCTAGCTTTCAAGGAGCAATATTTATAACTTTGAACAAGACTTGTTAAAAATGACAATACAGTGCTTAAATGACAACACAGAGTTCTGATTTTATTCAACAGTAATAACATAAATGCTGTATTCTGTACAAGTTTAACGAATGTGCCTCCACAAAATTCACGAGGTAATTCTGAAAAGCTAATTGTTTAGATAGTGTGATTTTATTCTAAACATAAATACAGGCATTAACAGTGTATTCCTCTGATTACAAAAAGAGTCCATCTGGATTTGAAACATTTCCACCACTTTCCTCCTCCCTTTAAGCACCGTCTCCCAAGTGACTAAGCAATACAGTACTCAGCGAAGGGAAAAATGGCCTGAATACGGTGTTGCCATGTTGTTCCCATTTTCTAAATCACCCTTAAAACACTGACGGTTCTTCTGGGTCCCACAGGACAAGGTGTTATGCAAGCTGGATGTGAAGTAGGAATTGGGACCTACTGGCTCTTAAAGAGCTACTTTGGGTAACAAGCATCCTACAACTATTCTCCAAATTACACATTACTCTGCTTTGAGTTGTCCCATCCTGGAAAAAGGTCATGGAGCTAATTCCACCCATCCTTTATGAGCCTTGTAGTTATTGTCTCTGTCCCAGGATTTCATGTATACCAAGGTGACTGGGTGcagggagaaaaacattttaaaaatgcatgcatatGCCAGGTGGAAATGTCAAGGCATTCTGTTGTTTCCCTGTGCTAAAACAGGCTATTAGTGGGCTTCTCTTGGTTTCCgtgcttatttttatttagcttttgttAGCTCGTCCATAATATATGTGTCCTCCGGTTTGTTTCTTTGCCTGGTGAGGGGCTTCATTTGGAGCTCCACTCTGTACTCATAGTTGAAGAGGCTGGGTTCATGCGTGCATAAATGAGCGTAGGCATCCGCTAGAGCCCGGAACTGGGGTATGGTGAGTTCTGTTGGGCGCAGAGTGGGGTCCACATCTGCGCTCTGCAACATCTCCTGTGTCAGCTTTACACGACTCGCCTCTGGGAACAACTTTCTgggggatgaaaaaaaaacaaaaaacatgaagaaatgaTTGTTCAGATCTCCACACACAGGTCGCTTTGATATCTTAATAATCATGCAAGTTTAATGCCACTATTAAGTTCAAACAGGAGGAAATGATCCCTCAGCGATTGTTTCAAATCTGGGAAGTTAATTGAAATCACACAAAGGGCTAGAGCTGctcatgaattatttatttgttccaGTGCCATGCTCCATAGTCAACAGACGTAGGTACTGACACAAATTCACACAAGCTGTATTTTGAAAGTCCAATTTTCATAAAATTAGCTGTAAAGCTCTGCAGAATATTCAATACAGAGGTATCCATTATTCTTTTAAGACCTGCTTTCCTGCTTACAATGCTTTTTCATGCAGGTTGGTGAGAAATAGTGGATTCCTCATACTGCAGTACAGATGCTTTTTAGGCGCTTCAGTGCTGGTGCCTCCTCTCCAATTTCGCTGCCGCCAACCCACTGTAGTTACGTAAAATCTGCTGCCTCGTCTTCCTATGCCACCTCAATGACTCATAATTGCTGCTCTCTTTCACACAGCCAGTGTTCTTTTGTTATCCGGGCCTACATATGTTTTACGAATAGGCACGGGGGCGATGGGCAACATGCACGTGGGTGTGTGGGATGGTCGCTGGTAGTTTTAAACAAGAGCTCTGAGCGTGCTTTCATGTTCAGGCTTTGGTCACAGAAAGCCTCAAAAGTAGAGACTTTATTTGTGGGATTGGTTTGTGTGACAAAGACAAAAGTTCTAATTTAATGGCGAGTTAAAGGAGACGCAGCTGTCAGAAAACAGGGAATTTAAAATGTAGAGGGAATGGTAGATGAGGATGGGACAAAAAAGAGTGTGTGCTTACTCTACTCCTTTGTAGCAGTGCTTCCTGCGGAACTGGAAAACATTCCTGATGACTTTCTCCACCAGCTTAAAGGGATGCTGGATCTGGGGCTGCACCAGAGGGGTGAAGTGAACGACTCCAACGTCCacctacaaatacacacacacacacacacacagaaagagcaAGAGAGATTTTAGAACTTGATTGTGCTAGAGTGTGCTCATTGGAGTTTGGAAAGTAGTAAGAAAAGGGCAGGGAGgtgtgagaggagaggggagaatGCAAAGTGTGGTGAAAAAACACTGGAGAGAAAGGTTGCCTGACAAATGCCGAGGGAGATAAAAAGCTGgacaaagacagagggagaagggagggaTCAATAAACTGGGATAAAAGAAAAGAGCAAAGGCAGAAAATAAGATGACGCAGCATGGCTGGCTGGCGAGCCAATTCCAGTTGCCACAGTAACACCTGTGCGATGGACCATAGAAACTGAGCCTCTCTCTTTCTAGCCCGTCTCTCCTTGTCCTGCTGCATCACCACTGAGTTTCTCAACACCTACAAGCCTGACTCACTGCAGCGCTCTGctctccatccctctgtctTTGCCCATCCGGCTCTACCATTTCCCCTTGATGGTGAAACCAGCGGAGCATGAACATATATAGATCCAGTGAGGGGTACGTTAGGCAGCAATAGTGCTCATGTCCTGCTTTATGGGAGATTCAGTGAACACAGGTACTAATAATCCATATCTGCTCTACATTTCTAAAGGCCAAATCATAATTCGTGTGTCATAGTGTCGGTAAGGGTCCGCTATAGTCCTTGGAGCCTAAAATGTGTAACCGTTACACCTAGCAATTATGCCAAATGCGCATGCTCCTGTTTTGTTCCATACTCCTACTGGAGGATTGTTTTAAAGAGAGGTTGTGtggggagaaaaaacacaacacagaatGATGCTGAACTCCTCTAAAATAACGTAACGTGGAATGTAAATTGGTAAATGTGCAGCAATTGTAGTATAAATGGAAGGATGTACAAGCCTTAAGAAAGTCATGTCAAACCTACAAACTACTACTCTACAGTCTGTCCATATGAACCAGACACAACTGATTGACCCGTTGGTTGGGAGTCAATAAACGACAGTAGAGGACCGTTGGTGGTGGTGACCTTAACTCCAGTTCTTCACGAGCTGCCGACCCCTGATCCTTCCTGTTTCAGCCCTAAGCTGACGTGACACACTAACGAAAGAACTGTGCCAGACTCAGCAGAGAACTTGCTTAATGCCAGCACTTCACTTTCAAGCTCATATACGTCTTTGCCTTTCCCTATATTGTTCATTTACCCGTCATCCATTCTTTTTATCTCCTGAATGCTGTGATGGGATCAAAAGAACCATGCTAATTAAGAGAGTATTTCTGAATGTCTGCAGAAAAGTCTTTCAAGGGTGTCTCACATGATGATGGCATTCAGTGCAAGTTATGGCTTAAGGGGCTTCTGCTCAATCAGAGAGATACTCCACTGGGGGGACCAATGGTAAAGCCAGACTGTGGGCAGCAGAGCAGGGTAGTCGGCTGTCTGCCTTTCCATAGATGGTTACAGCATTGCTTCCCTAGTGAGGGAGCACTGAGAGGGACTGGCTGAGCAGACTGACAATGGGGCTCCGAGGGGAAACCATCAGCAGCGTAGCtcttaataataattcatttcaAGTGCTTTTTGGCTTTAGGCTCTTGTcaggattttgaaaaaaactgcTTATTTAGCAcgaaaaatgtacaaatatctACGCAAGTACTGCAGTCTAATTTAGTAAAGGAAGTTCCTCAATGGGAATCAAATTGGATTGCTAAACCAAAATCCTGTGAGCATAATTAATAAGCATAGTAGCATCATCATAGGTTTTATAGTCCACAGGgacaaaatattaacattttacctGTTAATTGTCTTACATCTCATGTTGCATGCTGTACAGTTATGAATATTTACATGAAAAGAGACAAGCTGTAAAGGAAAGACAGGCCAGCAGGTGCATGAATGGGAAACCTTCACATTATGTtgactaaatatttaaaatgcaagtGAAGCATGCACAAAACGCATACGGGCAGACTTGTTTTCCCCTCCTactcatacaaacacatacacagatgtagggaaaaaaaggacatctTATTTAGCTCAGCAGCCCCCCAGGTTGATACAATATGCCCTGAGGAGCTCCGCGTGCATCCTTGAAGATTGTATTTCTGGATTGTGTGAGTCACTAACACAGCTGCCTTGTGCTTTCCTGGGCCAGGGGCTGGCGTGGATAATTAGGGGAGGAAAACTAAAGTGGTCCGAGGACGGGCAAAGGATTTATAATGAGTCTTTTGGATTCTTCCATTTCTGCAAACAACGGAGGTAGCGCTCGGGCGCACTTGTAAACCGCAGCACTATCTCTTATCAGATCTATAGATCCCCAAGCTGCTTCTGAGCTTCCTGACGCAGTGGCGTTTAATGGGACGGCCGCGCCAGAGACTGTCTCAACAGCCCGGAAGGCTCTGTGCAATAATAGTGAGGAGAAGGCTTCCAACTCCACGGTCCAGCACAAGGTGGTCCAAATTGAAGCTAATGTTGAAGCTGGAAGCGCATGTGCTGGAAGCTAAACTcgtgtttattttcatattaaatatagTGTTACATTGAATTATATATGTTTAGTGTCAGTAATGGCATTGGCTGCTTCCTTATAAGTCCATTATTAATAACCCCTTTGGAATAtatgatgcattttaaatgtttaaagtggCAGGTGATGTCAAGGGCACTGAGAGCCGTGACTGCATGATTTGGTTTAGAAGAGAGGCGTGTATTATGGCAATGAATCCCTCCACCTGTCACATCAACATGTAAGGATTCAGGGAATTAATATCTGGATTGCAAAAACGCTCCTATCTGTGCTTCTGCGTGATGCGGGATCAGATCACCATCTGTTGGGaagcagcaataaaaaaaaaaggaacgtCTTTAATTTCACTCTCTGCTGAAATAATTGGGCCATTTATATTCCCCACCCCATGATTTAAGAGAGGAGCATGGGGAAAAGTCGATATTGGGACTATACAGGCAGCGGCATTTCAGCCATCATCTTGTCCAAGTCACTTTGCTGCTATGATTTATGTATGGCCTTGCTACACGGCTTCACTAGGTAGCGCCACAGGAATATATCCCGCTCCCTGCCATTAATCCTTCCCCCTGATAACCTCAACATGCAAGCAAGCTCCATCTTAAATCATGTGCTGTCACCTCGGCCCTCCATCGAGGTGCTATGAACATGCCTTCACCCCCACCCAAAACATCTGAAATACTTTGCATCTACTGTACAGGGTGATCCTGAACCGGGGTAGCACACTGACTCTCTGACCCTTTCTGAAGACCTTAATATCTCAACACCCCCCCtaccctcctcctttctccacaCAGACTAATGGTGGTGATCATCTGAGCAAACTATGTTATTAAGCAGGGGAACAGAATTAAATTATAACCACTAATTTGGCCTTTTATGTAAGAATCTATACTCAAGCTGATTCAACTGTTCAATCAGACTCATTTAAACAGTTACATACTTACTTTAAACATGTACATAGAGTGAACCTGCTTCTCTCTTTAAGTATTGTATACTAACTAATGTGAAAAACCAACACCTGATTTACATAAAAAGGTCGTCTGATGCTGTTTCTCCCTGTAGAACATTTCAAAAGGGCAAAATATGAGAGATCTCCATCTAAAAGTCACACGTCGCCTCGTCTGAAACCTTTCCTGACCCACTTGAGTACAATAGTCtcacatttatattaaaatacttATGAGTTCCCATTTATTACGAGTTTGACCTTCCTAAAGCTCAGCAGGAAACTCTATTACTCTAGATTTGCCCTGTGGTTCTCCAGCTCCCCTTTCCCCATTTCCCCCTCCAATGTCTCTTTCTTGGTGAATTCTCGCCCAATGACGTGTGAGCGGTAATTTGTCATATCCCTCTAAGCGTAACCAAGACTAGATGGCAGGGGCCCTGGAGCACCAGCCACTGTGCTACATGTACCTGAACCACCAGCAATTGGGCTTACATAATGGCAGGTTCTGAGAACAGGCAGGGGGGTGGAAGAAGGCTATACACAGCAAGGGAATACAAGAGAGAAAACTCTCACAGCGATCCTGCAAAGGAGAAAGAGCTGCATTAATCATGACAATACCTTGAAAAGACAACCTCCATTACATCAGTGGAAGGAGACAGCCTCTCGGAGAGGAACAGGCAGCAGTCAATGCTGCTGAATATACCAGGCTGATCTTGCTTGAGGGGTTTTTGGAAGGAAGGGCTTTGGCTTCCTGTGCAGGCAGCCCAGCCTACAGGACTTCCCATGAAACTGTGCCCATGGCATGCACACAAGACATTCAAAACTGTAGCCCTAGCCTTTGACAAGATAAGCTCCTTGGAGAGACGCTTTCGTCATAGAACATCTTGAACTTTGcccaaaaatgtgaaattcaCTAGCCGAGTGGAACTGCAAATGGGGACAACATTGGAAAATTGGTTATGATGGGActttaaaagaaatcaaatgCCATTCCACATAGTTCACTTGGGAGTCAGTCTTAATGGAGTAAGTGTGAGCAATCGAGCAATGCTGGTGATTTTGCATCATGTCACAATTGTTTTACCTTGGACAGGTTTACACGTTATCTATGGTGGAGCTGGACCCTGGCCCTGCTCAACAACAAGATTGCATTGACAGCGACATCACAGCTATCACACGACACCTTGCATCTCTGCTGTGAACAGACCGCCTAGGCAAGACGATGAGACCGAAAACCAATTACGCAAGGGAGGACATAAAAGAGGAAAATGCAAATTGAACGATAAAAGCCCCTCGTGTGGGCAAAAGGGAGCATGGCTGGTCTGGCTGTGCCTCAGTGCTATGCTGCAAAAAGGCTTGAGAGCTCTGCTGTGAGGTGATAAAATAGAGGGGACCACGCTTATAATAGCCCGCAATATCTTCACACATCACAGCATCACACATCTGCACTCACCGGGCGTATGTTAACTGCATTTTGCTCTTCTCTCCCTTcatcttttttctccttttatccGCTCCCTCtataatctatttatttatttatcttactCCCCACAGAACAACACCAGCATCAGCACTTAGGATCTCATCGGTAACAAGGAGACAGGTCACACACGGAATACTGTCAGTGAAAAACTGGAAAATGTCTCTTACTGCTGCAGTGGTATCCCACAAGGAGCCCGGAGAATGTAGTGCTGAAGGTCGACACCAACATCACACTGGAGGTAATGTGGTGTGCACCATCCCTGCATGCTCTCCAGATCTCATTTTCAGTAAGGGTCTCTGAGGGGAGATTTACGTGGAAAACAATGGGGGGAGAGACCACTGGGCCATATTACACAAATAGATCAATAGCTAAACAAATCAATTGCCATGAGCCTATTTACATGTAAAGTCTACACATGGCTGTTGTCAATGCCTGGTCGTTATAGTGTTAGTGAAGGGAAAGGCAAAATCATCTCTCACAGCTGGCTGTTTTTGCTGACTTGCCAATGcagcaaaaataataacaacacacatCTGCGTTTCCAAGGGTATCAGGTCTATTAGTCCTTTCTGattcccccccgccccccccccccccccccccccccccgttctTATTTTGTCCTCTTTGTCATTCATGAATCAAGGCCGCCCAGGCCACTCCCTTCCCGGTTGTATGTCCtctacagagaggagagggaagacaGGGTAGCAGCTGCGACTTTTAGGCTCCTGCTGACTGATGCCTGATGAAGATGTTGCCCCGGGGAGGGTCAGTTTTGGCATGGTGGGTTACACATGCTACACTGGACcacaacacataaacaaaccaAGCGTCAAAGAACAAAAGTCTGACCATCTCCTCTGGTCGTAAAGATTTTTCAGATTATCCTTCTCTTCTAATTAGTTTACCCTTCCCAATTGAATAGTGGGgctatattttaaatgtaatctagATTTTGCAACCTGGTCATTTTTTATctacaacagcagcagttttGCATTGTGATGACTGAGCAGCTAGATTCTTAATTTGTTGGTTAGTTGGAATCAGCAAGAAGATTTTCCCAAATTCTGAATAAGGTCTAAAACAAATCACTCTTTATAGCCAACACCCGCTTAAGAAACAATGCCCTTCTCTGGCTTATTAaggtttttgggtttttttatgtattaagTTAAGTTTGGAGTGCACTACATTGTGTAATTACATGACCTTTTGACACTTAATAAAGTATTAATTGCACAAAAATCAATTGCcctaaaaggaaataaaaaagggataTTCTCAATAGTAATTGTCCTTGttttacaataaacaaacaagaatatagaaattgaatcaaataaaatgtcatatttaacCCATCCTATCCTAGAATAAgggaacatgtttttttttatatagggAAATAATTCTGGAGGGGTTAAGTTTGCTTGGACATGGTATCTAAAGCGACCGATTTTgtctgaaatatgaaaaatagatttacaatacaataaaaagtacGTAATTAGCTAGATCATTTAAAGTAGAAACGGTCCAGGCTGTGTGTAACGCGATGAGTAACGGTTGACTGTTGTCATGACAGTAGTGATAGCAGTACAGTAGCAGTTCGGTGAACAACCGTTTATAAAGTTGTTGTGAGGCAGAGACCGCTAttctccagcacacacacacacacacacacacacgaggagagaggagagcgagagagagagagagggggagagaaagagagagagagagagagagagaacgagaggaGAGTGACAGAGCGCTACGGTTATTTCTCCCAGGCTCCGGTCATGCCTGTGTGGTCGATGGGGCAGGGATGTCCTCTCAAACACTATCGCTAAGAAAATGGATGTCTTGAACGGACCCGCGATCCGGGCTGAATCCTCCTCATCGGCCGACTGTATTtcactgtgtgactgtgtgtgtttacaggttCACTGCGAACAACGTGACGCGCCAGCTCTGCACCAGCCGGGGTAAGGGATTATTTCAACATCGCTTTCCCCCCCGCTCGGATCATAAAACATTAgcaaacaattatttatttaaagcaggattgcctttttatttggattttaaaGACCAAAAATGCCCCGGGAACAAACTCCGGCAAAATAGTATTAACTCAAGAGCTGTTACATTAATAAAGTTTAATATTGGCGGAAGAAAAAATGCTATTTCATTTTAAGCTAACGTTTTGTAACTGCTAAAATGGTATGCTCAGTAAATAAGGAAAACAGCAATTAAATTAAAGTGGTCGAATATACAGTAAGCGAGTGAGAGCACTGCAGCTTTAAGTCCACATAGCTATTGAGCATTGCAAATACCACAAACTCATTTCTCCCTCTCCAATAACATCTCTATGGGCTGGGTAAGGAGAAGGAGAGCACATAGAAAAATGCATACATGCAGAATAACCCCGGTGGTTGGTTTACCTACTGGTTTACTAGTCAGCCAGCTCTTACCACTGGGGGCTTCTTGCTGCCCTTTGTTTCAAGCTAAAAAAGTCTGCGCTTGTGTTAGGTGAATGAGgggggaaagaaggagggagtgCACTCAGTTAAATTtctcatttccctctctctcctccagtcCAGGGGAGCTGCAGTTGAAGGGCTGAGGAACTGGAGATTTGACTGGCAGCTGGTACACACTTAAAGAAGGGGTCGACGAGCCTGGCTAGCGCTGGGTGAATGCTGCCTGGCGAGGACAGGGGCTGAGGAGGCGGCGGCAGCAGCATCATCTTGATAAGCAGCATGGCATCCACAGGCATGCAGATATTTGGATTTGTCCTCGCTCTGTTGGGCATCATGGGTGCTATGGTTGCCACTCTGCTGCCCAACTGGAAGGTCAGCGCAGATGTGGGCTCCAACATTATCACAGCCATTTCCCAGATGCAGGGTCTATGGATGGACTGCACATGGTATAGCACTGGCATGTTCAGCTGCACACTTAAGTACTCTGTGCTTTCACTACCTGCATACTTGCAGACTGCCCGCACCACTATGGTGCTCTGCTGCGTGATGGCTGCCATGGGCCTCTGCCTTGCATCCCTGGGACTAAAATGCACACGTTGGGGAGGTGGACGGCGCTCCAAGCGGCACGCTGCGATTGCCAGTGGTGGCTGCTTTGTCGCTGCAGGTTTTCTGTGTCTGGTGCCTGCTTCCTGGTTTACCAACGAGGTCATCACCAATTTCCTAGACTCCAGTGTGCCCGAGAGCAATAAGTTTGAGCCTGGGGGTGCTGTGTACGTGGCCTTTGTTTCAGCAGGATTCCTTTTTGTTGGTGGGTCCATCTTCTGTATGTCCTGTTCGGGGAAGAGGCATGGCCCCCAGGACATGGTCCTGCTCCCTCCCCCTGACAAACTgctgctccagcagcagcagcaacagctgctCCAGCAGGAGCTCCAGCACCAGTACTGCTCTCTCTCACCATTAGACAATAAGACCGGCTACAGCCTGCAGGACTATGTGTAATAAAGCAGCGCTGTGTACGCTACGGCAAAGGGAGACGACCCTGAGGGGGATCCATCACGGCTTATGCTACACATTAAGGCTCCTCTCCAAAAGGAGGTGGAGAAAAAATGAGAGAGGATGGCAACAACTTTGAATTCATTTTCCCCTCTCCTCTATCTTGCTCTTCTcccttattttgttttgcaagcACAAGCAGTGGAGGTATTCCCTAAGCAGCACCTTGAAACAAACAGTGTGAATGTGTAAGGAGCCAGGAGAAGGTGCTGCAGTATCGAAGGAAGCCGCTAACCAAATGCAGACATCTCTCATCAGTAAATCACAGAAAGAGGTCCCTCGAGGATGGATTAAGCAAATAAGGAAGCCTTCCATGTCGATTTTCTTCCCTTGCCAAAGGTttgaaattaaagaaaaaagcaatCATTTAGCTGCTATTTACAATCGTCTGGTACCCTCATCATTTTCCTAATAGGCATAATAATGcctgagaaatgttttcatagcAAGCCATTGTAGATTTTCGTATACTTATCCACTAGAATGCTACGAGGAATCGATTGAAATAAATAGTCATATTTTTGTTAGCTACTAGAATGATGTTGATATTTTGCCTCTCAAGCATGCTGTGTGGAGCCTGTCTGTGTATTAATACAGCAGCATGCCTGGTAGAAGACTGAGACAGCCACAAAATGCCTGTGCCTGAAAAGCTGTAG encodes:
- the LOC134881112 gene encoding claudin-20, whose protein sequence is MASTGMQIFGFVLALLGIMGAMVATLLPNWKVSADVGSNIITAISQMQGLWMDCTWYSTGMFSCTLKYSVLSLPAYLQTARTTMVLCCVMAAMGLCLASLGLKCTRWGGGRRSKRHAAIASGGCFVAAGFLCLVPASWFTNEVITNFLDSSVPESNKFEPGGAVYVAFVSAGFLFVGGSIFCMSCSGKRHGPQDMVLLPPPDKLLLQQQQQQLLQQELQHQYCSLSPLDNKTGYSLQDYV